ACGAGGAACTGGCGTTTGAGGGTGCCGGCGTTGTTGAGCCCTTCGAGCGCGACGCCGTTGACGATGGAGGCGTCGCCGATGAGCGTGACGCACTTTCGGTCGGCCTGGCCGGCGAACTGGTCGCCGCGCGCCATACCGACGGCGGTGCTGATGGCCGTGCCTGCGTGGCCGACGGAGAAGAGGTCGTAGTCGGATTCGCGGGGCTCGGGGAACCCGGCCATGCCCTCGGCGGTGCGGAGCTTATCGAGCATGGGCAGCCGGCCGGTGATGAGCTTGTGCGGGTAGCACTGGTGGCCGACGTCGAAGAGCAGGCGGTCGCCGCCCCCGGAAGTTTTTTCATCCGCGCTGTTCACGCCGTCTTGACCCTGCCCAATGTTCCGGGGGGGGCCGAAATCAAAGACATAGTGCATCGCGAGGGTGAGCTCGACGACCCCGAGGTTGGGGGCGAGGTGGCCGCCGGTCCTGGCGACCTGGTCACAGATGGCGTTGCGGATGTCCTGCGCGAGGTCCTTGAGCTGCTCGACGCTGAGGGCCTTGAGGTCGGCGGGGCCGTGGATGGTCTGGAGCAGGTCGTAGGGCATGGGCAAGCAGGGGTTGTGTTGAGCCGGGCGGTTCCGTGATGCGGCCCGGCCGGGGGGAATCGGTAGATTCTAGCGGGTCGGGGGTGGCTTCACCGGATGGGAGACGCGGTTCTTGATCTTTGCATTATAGAGTAATCGGCCCGGTCAACCAAGGGGCATGAATCGGGATGGCTGAAAAAGGACTCCCCTACCGCGTGCGCTGGGCGAGCGACCGCGCCAGTTGCCGCAGCGGGTCGGCGGGCGGGCCCAGCGGCTCGAGCGCCGCGAGCGCCTGGCCGAGCAGCTTCGCGACCTCGGTCCGCGTGCCCTCGACGCCCAGCAGCGACGGGTAGGTCAGCTTCCCGGCCGCGGCGTCCTTGCCGGTCTGCTTGCCGACCTGCTCGGTGGACTGCGTGACGTCGAGCAGGTCGTCGACGGCCTGGAACATGAGCCCCACGGCACTGGCGTACTCGACCAACTTGGCGGTCTGCGATTCGGTCGCGCGTCCGCAAAGCGCGCCCATGTAGCACGACGCCTGCAGGAGCGCGCCGGTCTTGCAGCGATGGATTTCGCGCAGCTTGTCGAGGTCGCTGCGTGCCTCGTCTTCGTCGAAGCCACCCATCGTGTCGTAGACCTGGCCGGCGATCATGGCGTTGGTCGAGGAGGCGAGGACGTGCGTGAGCTGCTGCACGAGTCCGGGGGCGTCGTGCCCCAGCGCGATGAGGTGGAACGCCGAGGCCGTCATCGCGTCGCCGGCGAGGATGGCCATCGCCTCGTTGGTGTGTTTATGCAAGGTCGCTCGGCCGCGCCGCAGGTCGTCGTCATCCATCGCAGGCAGGTCGTCGTGAACAAGCGAGAAACAGTGGATCAGCTCGACCGCCCCGGCCGCAGCGACGGCGTCCTCGGCCGCGCCGCCGCACGCGATACAGCTGCGTATGCAGAGCAACGGGCGGATGCGCTTGCCCCCGCCGAAGAGCGCGTAGGCGATCGCGTCGCGCAGGTTGCCGGGGATGTAGAGCTGCTCGACGAAGGTGCGCAGCCGACCATCGACCAGCGCGATCAGCTCGGTGTCGGTCGGCGTCGTTGTCGTGTCGTCCCGGGTCGGCATCGGCGTAGTTTAGCGGCCTATACGACTGAAATGTAACCCCCGCGCCAAAGCCCAGGGATTCCATCCGCGGGCCCCACCCATGCAATGGGCGGGCTTCGTTGGGTTACCCCCGCAACTGCTCTTCGACCCAGTCCGCGACCGCCGCGGCGCCGTCGGGCCGGCGGTTGTCGCGCATCGCCTTGCGCATCGCGCCTAAGCGCGACGGGTTCTGCATCAATGCCCGCAGCGGCCCCAGCAGCTCGTCGACATTCGGGCCCGGCTCGATGTGGTCGGTCAGCAGCAACGCCCCGCCGCACTTCACCACGGGAACAGCGTTGGCGCGCTGGTGCTGGTCTTTGTGGAACGGGTACGGCATGTAGAGCGCGGGCACGGCGTTGGCCCAGCTCTCGGCGACGCTGCCCGCGCCGCTCCGGCAGACGCACAGCGACGCGGCCGACCACGCCACGCCCATCTGCGTGCAGAACGATTCGACCACCCCGGGGATGTTGTGTTTGTCGTATGCGTCGGCCACTTCGTCGCGGTCCTGCTCGCCGGTGAGGTGCAGCACCTGCCAGCCGGGCGTGCCGCGGAAGAGCGTACGGGCGGCGTTGCGTTTGGCGATCTCGATGAAGACCTTGTTGATCGAGCCGCCGCCCTGCGACCCGCCGAAGATCAGCAGCGTCTGCTTGCCGGGGTCGAGCCCGAGCATGGTGCGTGCTTCGGCGGCCGCGCCGGGGTCGTCGGGCGCGAGCACGCTCTGGCGCAGCGGGACGCTGATGAGTTCTGCACCCTTGAGCATGGGTGTTGGGTAGGCGGTGAAGAGCTTGGTCGCCCGCCGCGCCGACCAGCGGTTGCTCTTGCCGGGGACTGCGTCGAGCGACACGAGCGCGACGGGGACATCGAGCTGCGCCGCCGCGCTGACGCTGGGCCCGCTCACAAAACCGCCCGTCGCGACCACGGCCCGTGGCAGACGCTCCTCGATCACATCCCGCATCAGCCCGGTGCAGTGGCGGTACGCCTTCACGAACTGCCACAACTTGACCGGGTGCATCGCCATCGGCAGCGCCGGGAGATACGTGCCCTCGAGCTCCGCTTCTTCGAGCACGGTCCGATCGACCGCGCGCTCGCTCACCACAAAGTGCCCATCGACCGCGACGCCCCGCTGCTCCAGGGTTTCGAGCACGGCGATGTTGGGGTAGATGTGCCCCCCCGACCCGCCGCCGACGAACAAGATGGTGGGGTTGTCGGGCATAGCTCGGTGTAGGGTGGGTGGCGTGAGTCCGCGAACAGAACCCACCATGGAAACACGCAGACAATTGGCAACGCGACGGTGGGTTGCGCTCGCGGACTCGCTCCACCCACCCTACGCGGGAATCTCACGCTGTCAGCCGCAGCTTGGGCTTGTCCTCTTCTTCATCCCCATCTTCCCCCTCTGTGGAATCGGTGGAGGCCTTCTCCGCCTCGATCGTGTTGGCGTTGTCGATCGCGGCGACCAGGCCCAGCGCGAACGCCGTCATCACCCAGCCGGTGCCCCCGGCCGAGACGAGCGGCAGCGCGATGCCCTTGGTCGGCACCACGACCGTCACGACGGCGATGTTGATCACCGCCTGCGCGCCGACCGTCACGAGGATGCCCAACGCGACGAGCCGGCTGAACGTATCTTTGCTGTCGCGCGCGACGCCCAGCCCGATCCAGATGATCGCGAGGAACAGCCCGATGACCATCGCGGCGCCGGCGATCCCGAGCTCTTCGACCAGCACGGGGAAGATGAAGTCGGTCGTATCTTCGGGCAGGAAGTACTTCTGGATCGAATTGCCCAGGCCGCTGCCGGGCACGCCGCCCTGGGCGAAGGCGAG
The sequence above is a segment of the Phycisphaeraceae bacterium D3-23 genome. Coding sequences within it:
- a CDS encoding polyprenyl synthetase family protein, with product MPTRDDTTTTPTDTELIALVDGRLRTFVEQLYIPGNLRDAIAYALFGGGKRIRPLLCIRSCIACGGAAEDAVAAAGAVELIHCFSLVHDDLPAMDDDDLRRGRATLHKHTNEAMAILAGDAMTASAFHLIALGHDAPGLVQQLTHVLASSTNAMIAGQVYDTMGGFDEDEARSDLDKLREIHRCKTGALLQASCYMGALCGRATESQTAKLVEYASAVGLMFQAVDDLLDVTQSTEQVGKQTGKDAAAGKLTYPSLLGVEGTRTEVAKLLGQALAALEPLGPPADPLRQLARSLAQRTR
- a CDS encoding UDP-N-acetylglucosamine--N-acetylmuramyl-(pentapeptide) pyrophosphoryl-undecaprenol N-acetylglucosamine transferase; this translates as MPDNPTILFVGGGSGGHIYPNIAVLETLEQRGVAVDGHFVVSERAVDRTVLEEAELEGTYLPALPMAMHPVKLWQFVKAYRHCTGLMRDVIEERLPRAVVATGGFVSGPSVSAAAQLDVPVALVSLDAVPGKSNRWSARRATKLFTAYPTPMLKGAELISVPLRQSVLAPDDPGAAAEARTMLGLDPGKQTLLIFGGSQGGGSINKVFIEIAKRNAARTLFRGTPGWQVLHLTGEQDRDEVADAYDKHNIPGVVESFCTQMGVAWSAASLCVCRSGAGSVAESWANAVPALYMPYPFHKDQHQRANAVPVVKCGGALLLTDHIEPGPNVDELLGPLRALMQNPSRLGAMRKAMRDNRRPDGAAAVADWVEEQLRG